DNA sequence from the Fusarium verticillioides 7600 chromosome 2, whole genome shotgun sequence genome:
CTACGGTGCTCCtgatgttctcatcaactctGCCGGCATCGCCgactccaacatcaaggctgagaccTACGACCCTGCCATGTTCCGTCGCCTTATCGACATCAACCTTACTGGCTCTTTCCTCATGTCTCAGGCCGTTGGCCGTGCCATGATGTCTGCTGGAAAGCCTGGTagcatcattctcgtcgCTTCCATGTCTGGttccatcgtcaacttccCCCAGGAGCAGAGCTGCTATAATGCCTCCAAGGCTGGTGTCATTCAACTCGGCAAGTCCCTTGCGGCTGAGTGGGCCAAGTACGACATCCGGGTCAACTGCATCTCTCCCGGTTACATGGACACTGCCCTCAACCGAGTTCCTGCGCTTGACGCCCAaaagaagatctggaagtCCTTGACACCCCAGAACCGACTGGGTAacgttgacgagctcaacGGCCTTTGCATCTACCTCGCCTCAGACTCCTCCAAGTTCATGACTGGCTCTAACTGCATCATCGACGGTGGCTACACATGCTACTAAGCGAGCGGTGCGATTGTTTGACAGTTAGCGAAGAACGGTTCCTACGAATGAATGGCTGAATTGGGAAGGCCCTGAAAGAGGATTTGATTTTCTTTGTTTGGAGTTCCGGAAACAATTGGTGTCCTATTTTttgagctttgagcaagggcaaaaaggggggggggggaggggaCGTATGAGGATAAAACTAGATCAGCTCTGGATACCATAAAGCAGGATGAATAACTGCCGTATTAGACACGGAGCGAAGAGATCCAGACAGAGGATCTAACTTTAATAGCCACTGGCATATAATGAATGAACTCAACGAAAAGAACCGCTTATTTTCTCTGGTGAATGGTTGTATAAACGAATATGctttcttgtttcttgattAGACTTTCGGGTGTGAAACAAGGTTAATGGATATCGTGAGCTAACAACCGAAGCTTCTTGTCCCTTGCCTTGCGTCTGCAAGAGGCAGATCGTGACTTtagctaaggtacctacctaccttaggtaaggCAGATACGCAAAGTGCAGTCTGGTCCAAGTCCACCTAAACCGCAATAATCCACCAATGCACGTCAatgtcaatcaatcatcGCATGTTTCCTGGCAGCCAATCACGATGGCACTTGCATGTTGAAAACGGCAATCCAGCTTGAGCCAATAATTTGGGTCTAGGTTATTCTCACCGCTCTATCCGTATTTTCGCATCTTTCGAGACGATCAAAACCGGGTCAAAGATCCGGGCCAGCCTTTTTGTTTTTTCGGGTCGCCAACCAAACTGGCGGTGGAGGATATGGGCCGATACCAacatgaaggaggagatagGGGCATGAGATCATGCCCAGAGTCAGCCTCCTAAATCAAAGCATATGGGAGAGACTCGGGGGAAATGTCTCATGAGGATGCAGGaaccaagacaaaaacaCCTTTTATATCAcaactaggtacctagtgAACGTTGAACACATCTACTCAAGACTACTAAACAGTCAAGTAACGAGCTGAACCTTTCGATACACAACGACTCATGCGAAACCGACACTACAGATCCAACGAACCAAGTTCCTCCACGTTCCAAGGATCTCGTGCAAGACACATACACCTACATGTCAAAGAGGACCCCAAGGTGCCACCGGCAGACCGCATCGTCTTCCGGCTCATGATGGAAGGGCGTTTCAGAGGGGAGCACGGCCAACTCATGCAATGACTCGGAAGGACTAACTAAAGCCATTTTAATCGTCTTCTGTCTATAACTTCTCTTCCTATTATTCTCTCCTCCTTATAAAAAGACCGAAAACACATACTCGCTTATGATATCTTTTCCACGGTCTACTCAACATTCCAAAATCAAGTGCACTTTCAGATAAACAGCTCATCCTTCATATCAACACCTCGAGAAAGGGCTCGACATCATTTTCCGAATATGCAACTACTCTGCACTCCCTCCATCTCGCTGGTCCGCGCCGCTAGGTCCTTGCGCAACCGACTCATCAGGAAAACCCTCCTCCCAGCCcgtgcagcagcagcctccgTACGCAACTCAATACACTTCTCCTCACCATTCTCGTCACATTCCcacgacaagctcaaacacCAAGCTCGACCTGCCTCCCTTGGCACTGTTGCTGTGCTTGGTAATGGGCTACCCACAGGCATGGAAGGCCACGCCGCTGTCAGAGAGGGCCAAGGTTGTTCGAGAGTCCAGAAGCATATCAGCCCCTTCTACCAACAATGGGAGCAAGGCAGCCTCATGTTCCAGAAGAGCAAGTTATTGTAGGACGGACACCattgaagaaacaaagtaTAGTCGTCGCAGGCTGATCTAATgattttgttgttttgtctTATCGTCTTTGCGTTAGAATGTTTAGTTAAGTATTGGCTTCGTTTGTTTGGTGAGATTGATTGGCTTTGAGCGTTAGGTCTGTCAAACATAGTCACTCAGACTGACACCCGAATACAAAAAAATCCCATTTCGTATCATCACCACAGACACATCTCAAAAAGCCTGGGCACCAATGTACGGAAGCAAACTATTTTTTTTTATGATTCAAAGCTGGTGAGGAGACATGGCTAGGTCTAGTATCGTGACAGGCCCAGCCTCGAGCGCGAACTCGATGTGCAAGAACAATTCGTATGCAGGGGTATATCCAGCGTGTCATATCTATGTGCTGCCAGGCGTCATCTTGGTGTCCGCCTGCTGGCACCTTTTGGGTTTTTCTTTTGGTGCAATGTGTCGAACTCGCGACCTCATGCGCATAACATAATCCGAGTCACCCCTTGACGCGGTATCGTATCAAttccaacttcaagatgcaagGCCTGCTATGACAGTTGAATAATTTGTGGAAGAAAATGGTCATTAGATAGTTGGGTATGCAGAATCGTGACCCAAGGACGGATTGTGCCCGTGGGGACGTCGTCAATCGAGACCACTGTATCGACTTGGAGATACATCGATCATCGTCTGAGAAACGCCGGCAATAGTCGGCGaagtctctcttttctcactGGGGGATCTGCAGGAGGAACTCTTCTCCCGGGGTTTACCTACTGCCCCTTGCGAGCCTTTTCTTGCGCCCTCTGTTCTCGAGCGGCTCGTACCAATGGCGATAGCTGACCTAGGTCAACACACTGCTTCATGAATTCATGCTAAAACAGGGTCAGTGAGATGATTTAACCGGGAACATCAGAGACTTACCCTCAGCAGGTCATGAGCACTGGCTCGCTTCTCCGGATCCACCTTGAGTGCAAAGTAGAGGAAGTCCTTGAACACAGGAGAAAGATCCTGTTCATTCTTAATGTGAGGAGTTCCGTTGGTTGCAATCAACCACAGAGCACGCAACGGAGATTCCGTCAGGTATGGTGGCTCGCCTTCTATCATTTCGATAGCCATGATACCCAGAGACCAAATGTCAACCTTGCGCCCGTACTCTTTCCTAGTAACGACTTCGGGCGCCATCCAGTAGGGTGTACCCACCATGGTTGTCCGTTTGTTCTGGGCTTCGTTGATGGTCGCACAGAATCCAAAATCGGCTGCTACGGTTAGTTGTGCCTTGCGCCGCCACTGGAATACTTGTCACTCActcagcttgatcttgccctCCAGGGATAGCAAGATGTTGTCCGACTTGATGTCTCGGTGAATGACTCCCTTGGAATGCAGATGttgcagaccaagaagggtCTCACGACACACGGAAGCGATTTGCCCCTCAGACATGATATTGAAGGTGACAACATCCGTAAGGCTGCCTCCCTCCATAAACTCCATGACGACCCATAGCTCGCCACCACAAAGATAACTGtcgatgaagttgacgatgttgggATGTGAACTATCCTTCATGACAAGAATCTCGTTGATAATCAGGTCCTTCTTAGGTTGCTGTTCGAGATTCATCTGCTTGATAGCCACCAATCTGTTCGTGCCACGCTCGTGACCAGTGAAAACACCTCCAGATGCACCCTGGCCGATCTTGTTGAATCCTCGGTATATGTCTCGAGGGTCGCCTTCGCTACAGATGCGCTTAAGGGCCGCAACGATGTCAAGGCCTGCGCTCTGACGAGCCCGGTGTCGTGGCCTAGCCCCAGGCACGGCTGCTCCAGGAGCCTGTTGACGAGGTGCGTTGTGTACACCGTTAGACTCCGGGGCGCGGCCGTACCCAGCAGCTGCTTGCATGTTCGGGTTCTGGGGATGAGGAGTTCGTTTACTAGGAGCACGGCCGATGCCGCCAGACATGGCAGCTTGGGCCTGAGCCATGGCTTgttcctgctgctgttgcataagttgttgttgataagcGGCGGCTTGCGCTTGGGCGAGCTGTGGGTTGGGTTGCGGTGCAGTCGGGGCGTATGTAGGTCCAGTGACGCGCGAATTGGATCTCGATCGGTGCTCTTCGGGGAGCATAGGGCCAGCGTCCTTTGACATGCCGTAGGATTCGTCGCCGGACTGAGACATACCGATGCCTGAGTCTTTGGTCGAGTATGCGCCTTGAGGCATATGTCGATTGCTCATGCTGACGGGCGGTTTCGGGGCTGGGCGACTGGGCATTAGGTCCTTACCAACCTGGCCTCGGGGAACAGGCGGTGGTGCTCGGGGATTCTCAAAACTTCCTTCATGATTGACAGTTGGAAACCTGGGGTTCGTAGGTGAAATATTGTTCGGTGACATACCCATATAGTTTGACGGGTACATGCCCGGTGATGCTGCAGCTGCCGGAGAGGTGGCATACTGACCAGCATGATGAAATTTCTCAAGGACCTGATCCTCTGGGGGCCTCTCCGTGGTCTCTTTGTAGAACTGCAAGATATCAACCATAGTTTGCGGGTTTTCTCGCCTTTCCTTTTCAGGAATCCCGCTTTCGTTGATAAGCCGCTGCCATTCTTTAGGCAAACCCTAGAGTCTGTTAACGAGTATAAGAAcaaagagatggatgaaCTGACTGTGAACTGGCCTGTGGAACTATCATAGCCGACATGAGTAACGTGAACGGGGTTCTCGGGTGCAGAGATAACGGGCTTCTTGGGTGATCCGACCAAACTGTTCATGAAACCGGAAAATCCTGACTTCTTTCGTAGAACGGCCGGCTTGAGGTCCTTGCCATCGTCGGAATATCTCTTGGGGTTGACCGAAGGCCCATCAGTTGGAGCCCTTGGGCCTAGGCTCTTCTCGTTCAAAGACGAGTCCATCGCTGAGAAGCTGGTCGAAGTTCGTAGGGCAGGGCTAGCAAGCCTAGAGTCGGTAGGCGCCTTGACGATTTGGGGCGGGAATTGATGAGGGGCAGCAGCCTTCGGACTAGGGATCTTTATTGATTCGATGCGGTTCAGAATAGCAGCGCCGTCAAAAGGAGCGCCGATTAGGTCGTCAGGCACCGCTGTCTTACTGAGAGGGCGGAGGTGAGAATCGGAGAGACGGTCGGGATGACGGGGGACGGGCGCCCAGTGATTAGCGGGGGTGAAGTCGCCCTGGGGTGAGATGGGCGATGGGACAGGTCTAAgagtgttgctgttggcggATaattgaggatgagatcgatcAGAGTCTTGCCAGTCGGACACGGTCGCGGGGTTTGAGCGGGCTGGGGGAGCACTGGGGGCTCTTCTCAGACTCTGGGAACTGCGTTTGCTCTCAAGGGACTGGGCGTCGAAGGCACCACCATCGAAGCCAGAGGAGGAGCGGGCGTATGCGTAAGTGGGAggtttcttgatgagcttgcgaCGATGTGAAGTTGCGGTatgagcagaagcagatgacGCAGAGGTATATCCGGGGCCGTCCATGATCCAGCGGCAAGCAGGAAGCAGCCTGTCAACTGAGGGCAGTTGGGTTGGGGGGCCCTTTGGAGCTAAAAAAAGGCCTTAGAGGGGACGGCGGGCTGCTTTGCTGCTATTAGGGACGGGATCTTTTTTGTGATGGGCCGAGCGAGCAGGTGGAGGAGACTGACTAGGTAGACAGAAACAGAACAGGTATCAAGTCACAGGGTGTGTGTGCAGGGAAAATGAGAAGGGGAGAAGAATCAGAATAGATGTGCTGTGCAGTGCAATGCAGTGGCTGTGCCGTGCAGGTCTGGCTCAACTCAAGAGATAGATAGATAGGGTCTTGGACTTTCAGAATCAAGCAAGACCAGAGGGAACAAACGAAGCCAAACAATAGGAGGAGTTTGACGGGGGGACTGGGACTGGGGATTGGATGCACAACGCAGTGCAGCGCGGGGGGTATTGATATTGTTGTGGTGTGTTGTTTGGCCCGGGTGGCGATGCTGAATTGGTGATGGCGGTCCTGCAAGCGGAATTAAATTActtgctttgccttgcttCGTCTCTGTTTCGTGTTGCCTTTGCTTCTGCGTTTCCTCTCCTGGGAATCCTGCCCGGTGACTTcataagaagaaaaaaagggtAAGCTGCTGTTCGGGGGATAACAGGATAAGTGGGTTGGGGAGATCAAGTTCGGGAAGAACAAGTACATAAGAGAGAGGACGGGAAGCAATGAGAACAGGAAGACAACCACCTACATAAGGTATAATTATACACGCACTGTGTCGTATTCCTCAGATCAAGGGGAACTTGACGACAAGAAGGGTGAGTGAGATGACCTGGAATGCGGGAGGTGGATTGGGCTGTGGGATAAGATATTAATTACACTGTAGCATGGAGGCCCTTGAATTTAAGAATTGTGATACAAACGGCCGATGGGGCAGCCTCGTAGTGCAGAACCAGAGAGCAGAGCAGTGCAGTACATAGCACGGGCTGTTGAAGCAGTGTTTCCGGACTCCTCTACCGTGATGCTGACTGTATTATCAGGAGCCTTGCTACTGGTAAGAATGGATCtctctgatgatgaattgTTCAAACGACAGGAATTGGGGTCTTGATTAGCGAGGTTGTTTAGAAACAAGACATCAAGAGGCCTATGCTTCAAAAGGAAGGGCCCTTGAATGCCTGGGGATACTTGGTCAGGGAGCAGACAGCTGTGAACAAATGCCTGTTAAAACTTTCTTTCCCATTCAATCCGATCTCAAAAGCTTCTTGCAAGTGATCCAACATCCTCCGTATAATTCCCTAGAAACCCTCGCGTTGATACAGACGCAATGACTCTAATTGGGTTTCTGATAGGCAAGGAACCGAAGAAATGGCTTGGACCCTGGACCCCAGCATATTGGGATAAGGTACATGCGATCAGCGGGGCAGACAACTCATGCAGAGGTACCTTGGCATTTAGCTGGCGCTGATACCCAACCCAACTCCCGTTAACTTGCGTCCCTTTTCCAGGCTCATCCAACGTCCCCCACCATCGTTGCAACGCCATCTCTTGTCCCTCGGGCCGTTGGCGCGACTCGACAGTGTGAAAGCATCTTGCCAACACTTGGTGGTTGGACCAACGGCATGGTTGGAGGGTCATGGATGGTATCACTGCATCTTTTTCCCCCTGAGCGCCTCGCAAACAACGTTGTGCTCAAATGGATGCTTCACAGGATGACGACGCGGGGTGAATGGCGTACCAGTATGGACCGCAAGTGGCTAAAGTCACCTTATTTTGGTAGTTTGCACTGGATAACGAGCTCTGATTATGACACATGGTGGCTGCAGAAGGTGAGGATATCtgagagtgaatgaatgaatgaatagaCGGACAATAATAGGGTGGGACGAATGTTGGTTGCAGACTCAACCCGGCCGTTTCCAATTGCCCATTGTTAACAAACATCCTTCAATGAATACAATCACATAATATCATGGCTGCACTCTACTGCCGGTGGCCG
Encoded proteins:
- a CDS encoding STE/STE20/PAKA protein kinase, with the translated sequence MDGPGYTSASSASAHTATSHRRKLIKKPPTYAYARSSSGFDGGAFDAQSLESKRSSQSLRRAPSAPPARSNPATVSDWQDSDRSHPQLSANSNTLRPVPSPISPQGDFTPANHWAPVPRHPDRLSDSHLRPLSKTAVPDDLIGAPFDGAAILNRIESIKIPSPKAAAPHQFPPQIVKAPTDSRLASPALRTSTSFSAMDSSLNEKSLGPRAPTDGPSVNPKRYSDDGKDLKPAVLRKKSGFSGFMNSLVGSPKKPVISAPENPVHVTHVGYDSSTGQFTGLPKEWQRLINESGIPEKERRENPQTMVDILQFYKETTERPPEDQVLEKFHHAGQYATSPAAAASPGMYPSNYMGMSPNNISPTNPRFPTVNHEGSFENPRAPPPVPRGQVGKDLMPSRPAPKPPVSMSNRHMPQGAYSTKDSGIGMSQSGDESYGMSKDAGPMLPEEHRSRSNSRVTGPTYAPTAPQPNPQLAQAQAAAYQQQLMQQQQEQAMAQAQAAMSGGIGRAPSKRTPHPQNPNMQAAAGYGRAPESNGVHNAPRQQAPGAAVPGARPRHRARQSAGLDIVAALKRICSEGDPRDIYRGFNKIGQGASGGVFTGHERGTNRLVAIKQMNLEQQPKKDLIINEILVMKDSSHPNIVNFIDSYLCGGELWVVMEFMEGGSLTDVVTFNIMSEGQIASVCRETLLGLQHLHSKGVIHRDIKSDNILLSLEGKIKLTDFGFCATINEAQNKRTTMVGTPYWMAPEVVTRKEYGRKVDIWSLGIMAIEMIEGEPPYLTESPLRALWLIATNGTPHIKNEQDLSPVFKDFLYFALKVDPEKRASAHDLLRVSL
- a CDS encoding STE/STE20/PAKA protein kinase; translation: MDGPGYTSASSASAHTATSHRRKLIKKPPTYAYARSSSGFDGGAFDAQSLESKRSSQSLRRAPSAPPARSNPATVSDWQDSDRSHPQLSANSNTLRPVPSPISPQGDFTPANHWAPVPRHPDRLSDSHLRPLSKTAVPDDLIGAPFDGAAILNRIESIKIPSPKAAAPHQFPPQIVKAPTDSRLASPALRTSTSFSAMDSSLNEKSLGPRAPTDGPSVNPKRYSDDGKDLKPAVLRKKSGFSGFMNSLVGSPKKPVISAPENPVHVTHVGYDSSTGQFTGLPKEWQRLINESGIPEKERRENPQTMVDILQFYKETTERPPEDQVLEKFHHAGQYATSPAAAASPGMYPSNYMGSFENPRAPPPVPRGQVGKDLMPSRPAPKPPVSMSNRHMPQGAYSTKDSGIGMSQSGDESYGMSKDAGPMLPEEHRSRSNSRVTGPTYAPTAPQPNPQLAQAQAAAYQQQLMQQQQEQAMAQAQAAMSGGIGRAPSKRTPHPQNPNMQAAAGYGRAPESNGVHNAPRQQAPGAAVPGARPRHRARQSAGLDIVAALKRICSEGDPRDIYRGFNKIGQGASGGVFTGHERGTNRLVAIKQMNLEQQPKKDLIINEILVMKDSSHPNIVNFIDSYLCGGELWVVMEFMEGGSLTDVVTFNIMSEGQIASVCRETLLGLQHLHSKGVIHRDIKSDNILLSLEGKIKLTDFGFCATINEAQNKRTTMVGTPYWMAPEVVTRKEYGRKVDIWSLGIMAIEMIEGEPPYLTESPLRALWLIATNGTPHIKNEQDLSPVFKDFLYFALKVDPEKRASAHDLLRHEFMKQCVDLGQLSPLVRAAREQRAQEKARKGQ
- a CDS encoding STE/STE20/PAKA protein kinase; its protein translation is MDGPGYTSASSASAHTATSHRRKLIKKPPTYAYARSSSGFDGGAFDAQSLESKRSSQSLRRAPSAPPARSNPATVSDWQDSDRSHPQLSANSNTLRPVPSPISPQGDFTPANHWAPVPRHPDRLSDSHLRPLSKTAVPDDLIGAPFDGAAILNRIESIKIPSPKAAAPHQFPPQIVKAPTDSRLASPALRTSTSFSAMDSSLNEKSLGPRAPTDGPSVNPKRYSDDGKDLKPAVLRKKSGFSGFMNSLVGSPKKPVISAPENPVHVTHVGYDSSTGQFTGLPKEWQRLINESGIPEKERRENPQTMVDILQFYKETTERPPEDQVLEKFHHAGQYATSPAAAASPGMYPSNYMGSFENPRAPPPVPRGQVGKDLMPSRPAPKPPVSMSNRHMPQGAYSTKDSGIGMSQSGDESYGMSKDAGPMLPEEHRSRSNSRVTGPTYAPTAPQPNPQLAQAQAAAYQQQLMQQQQEQAMAQAQAAMSGGIGRAPSKRTPHPQNPNMQAAAGYGRAPESNGVHNAPRQQAPGAAVPGARPRHRARQSAGLDIVAALKRICSEGDPRDIYRGFNKIGQGASGGVFTGHERGTNRLVAIKQMNLEQQPKKDLIINEILVMKDSSHPNIVNFIDSYLCGGELWVVMEFMEGGSLTDVVTFNIMSEGQIASVCRETLLGLQHLHSKGVIHRDIKSDNILLSLEGKIKLSE